The DNA region AACGAAGGCCGTTATCAATATTCTTTTCAACAGTTCCAGTTTTTCATAAGTGTCCATAAGTTTTATTTTTAGGTTCTGTTCATTAATGTTTGGGAAATGAATAAGGTTAACATTCACGAATCAGATTTTGTTCTTTTTTAATGCCGTAGGAAGTTTATTACTTCCCTGAAAGGCTTTATTAAAACAGTTTAAATTGTTTTAGGTTTTTGTGGGTAGGCGAACAAAAAACGCTAAATTGGTTGCGTTCACTGTTAACCTTCTCATTAGATATGCATTAAATGAAAAATACACAGGCAGAAATAACGCTTGAAGATTTACGTAAAGGGTCGGATATCCTATTAAAAAAGGTTTATGAGTCCAACCGCATGAAGTTTTTAAATTATGCGAGGCGCTACAACCTTTCGGAAGAAGAAAACATAGACGTATATCAAGATGCTTATATCATTTTTTATGATAATGTTATTAGCGGAAAATTAGAAAGCTTAACCAGCAGTATTTCTACATACCTGTTTTCTATTGGTAAATATTTAATTTTTGAAAGGATGCGAAAAAATAAAAAAGTGGTGAGCGGCAGTTATGATTTATCACAGGTTGGAGAAACCGAAGTGGAAGTGCAAACTTTTGATATGGAAGCGCCTAACCTAACAGCAGAACAGGTCTTGCTAAAAAAACACTTTAGTGGATTAGGAGCCAAATGCCAACAATTGTTGACGCTTTTTTATTACAGAGGTTATACCATACAAGAAATTATGGACGCTGAAAATTATAACAGCGAGAATGTGGTAAAGGCGGCCAAATCACGTTGCATGAAAACACTTAGAGAAAAAATCCAAGCAAATACCTACTAATCATGGATAAAGAACTTTTATTATATAATTATTTTTCGAACCAATTGACGGTTGAACAGCAGCATCAATTTGAAGAGTTGTTGAAAATGGATATCGATTTCAAGAAACAATTCGACTTTGAAAATAACTTAAAGGGAGTAATTAGAGAGAAAGAAAATGAAAACCTAAAGGCTAAGCTAAAAGGTTTTGAAAAGGAGATAGAAAGTGCTACCCCAGTGCGTAAATTGCCACGAACATATTATAGGAAGTGGGCTATGGCGGCGTCTATAGCTTTGTTGGTAGGTCTTGGCTGGTTGGGTTACAATAATTTTTCAGGTACCGATTATCAAGAATTGTACAATGAAAATTTTCAAGAATACCCCAACACGGTATATGCAATAACGCGTGGCACTGAGACCAATAGTTCTCTAGAACGCGAGGCATATGTAGCCTACGAAACGAACGATAATGCTAAAGCGATTCAACTTTTTACTGAATTGAAAGAAACCTATGATTCTGAAAATGTCAATTTTTATTTGGCGCAA from Zobellia alginiliquefaciens includes:
- a CDS encoding tetratricopeptide repeat protein, with translation MDKELLLYNYFSNQLTVEQQHQFEELLKMDIDFKKQFDFENNLKGVIREKENENLKAKLKGFEKEIESATPVRKLPRTYYRKWAMAASIALLVGLGWLGYNNFSGTDYQELYNENFQEYPNTVYAITRGTETNSSLEREAYVAYETNDNAKAIQLFTELKETYDSENVNFYLAQSYLENNQLPEAISYFAEVAQNDGEFAPQALWYAALSYVKIEQKDKAIASLKLLIADGRYKKDKAMVLLDELE
- a CDS encoding RNA polymerase sigma factor; its protein translation is MKNTQAEITLEDLRKGSDILLKKVYESNRMKFLNYARRYNLSEEENIDVYQDAYIIFYDNVISGKLESLTSSISTYLFSIGKYLIFERMRKNKKVVSGSYDLSQVGETEVEVQTFDMEAPNLTAEQVLLKKHFSGLGAKCQQLLTLFYYRGYTIQEIMDAENYNSENVVKAAKSRCMKTLREKIQANTY